One stretch of Urocitellus parryii isolate mUroPar1 chromosome 12, mUroPar1.hap1, whole genome shotgun sequence DNA includes these proteins:
- the LOC144249820 gene encoding uncharacterized protein LOC144249820, with amino-acid sequence MGLISLDSIPTQQVLELLFPSASPSFLGTWVNFYSEASHQPPGSLSLQLLLPYMYLFLEHQAHHLLAPTEDGISSQAEPESQADCATSSVPVTAPRPTPEAEPSPWEGAELESRTSGVSTRYSPRPQYNRRVRGRCLIHVYLENERTTQYKSILVTCQDTTPIIIRRALDAYLLQQEDPENYELLQIVSNHQKLRIPADGKVYYALDGGVDYNFLLQETAASKSLKVKPKEFLEPSVAVASRTPAAVSSSSAVAAGSLPQATQSNECCMRKVTSSSSSLLHSSEQVEDSRFVHILLEGQSLRETKRILVTCVDTVTSLIRRALDQNLLQHEDVNNFELLRMMSENEKIKVSDHSLMFLSMNPQIKYFIVRKRPEVKGKEFSESTCKSSRPLSHKEVGDTCLIHVHLETQSPKMAKKVLVTCHDRAPVVIRRALELHFLTEENPEDYELGQIISHRQKLRIPAQANIFYAKNPHTESNFVLRKRSLSQKNDGWIEPQPPSRPAKKAAALLRMLAKPFCCCVPGRG; translated from the exons atggggttaatctccttggattccatccccacccagcaggtgctggagctgctgttcccaag tgcctcaccttctttcctggggacctgggtgaacttctactccgaggcttcccatcagcctccaggctctctgagtctgcagctgCTGCTCCCTTACATGTATCTCTtcctggagcaccaagcacaccacctcctggccccaactgaagatggcatatcaagccaggcagagcctgagagccaggcggactgTG ctacaagctcagttcctgtcacGGCTCCTAGGCCAACCCCAGAGGCagagccttctccctgggaaggggcagagctggagtccaggacatcaggggtctccactcGGTACTCCCCACGGCCCCAGTACAACAGGCGGGTGAGAGGCAGGTGCCTCATTCACGTCTACCTGGAAAACGAAAGGACAACACAGTAtaagagcatcctg gtgacctgccaggacacGACTCCAAtcatcatccgcagggccttagatgcatacttgctccagcaggaggatccagaaaactacgagcttctgcaaattgtctcgaaccatcaga agctgaggatccctgctgatgggaaagtatattacgccctggatggaggagtggattataactttcttcttcaggaaacagctgccagcaagtcgttgaaggtcaagccaaaggag ttcttggagccttctgtggcagtggcatccaggaccccagcagctgtgagcagcagctctgcagtggctgcaggatcattgccccaggccacccaaagcaatgagtgctgcatgagaaaagtcaccagtagcagctcctcactgcttcactccagcgagcaggtggaagacagccgctttGTTCAcatcctcctagagggacagagcctgagggagacaaagcgcatcctg gtgacctgtgTGGatacggtgacaagcctcatccgcagggccttggaccaaaatttgttgcagcatgaggatgtgaacaactttgagctgctgagaATGATGTCTGAgaatgaga aaatcaaggtctctgaccattCACTCATGTTTCTGTCCATGAATccgcaaataaaatatttcatcgtgaggaaacgccccgaggtcaagggaaaggag Ttttcagaatcaacctgcaagtcctccaggccgctttcccacaaggaggtgggagacacctgcttaattcatgtccacttagaaacacaaagtccaaagatggccaagaaggtcctg gtgacctgccacgatagggctcctgtcgtcatccgcagggCCCTCGagctacacttccttactgaggagaatccagaggattatgagctgggccaaatcatctctcaccgTCAGA agctgaggattccagcgcaGGCCAACATATTTTATGCAAAGAACCCTCACACagaatccaactttgtgctgaggaaaaggagcctctcccaaaagaatgatgggtggatcgagcctcaacctccctctcgtcctgcaaagaaggctgcagccctcctgaggatgcttgcaaaaccattctgctgctgtgtgcctgggcggggctga